The sequence GGGGACACGTGGGGCAGTGGGCCGATGACCGGACTCCCAGGATCGATGTTCTCGAGATACGTGGGCTCCTCTGCGGGCGCCTGCTCACCGGTGCCCGTCGACTGAGACTTCGCAGCCGGCTTCTGGGCAAGCGCGGCTGCCGACGCCTGGTGGGCAGCGACCACCCGGTGCGCGTACTGAGCGACCCCGCCGCCGACGGCGCCGGCCAGGGCCGCACCCGCCACGGACCCCGAGCCCGTTCCGGCGGGCACATCGTGCTGTCGGGGTGCGTCGGTGACATCGTCGTGAGGGCTTTCACTTCGTCGGTACTCTTTAGGAGAGTCCTCCGAGCGAGTGTCTTCTGCTACCTGTGGATCGCTGGGAATCCCGTGGATTCCGTTGGGGCCGTAGTCGAATCCGACGGGCTGGCCAGCGGTGGCGGCGTGCGTCGAAGTGATCTCGGCTGCGTCGGGCGTTCGAGCATCCAGGTTGGGGAGCTGTGCGCCCGCAGTCTGGTATGCCGACGAGTAGACAGAGCCCATCGCGGCTTTCGCCGCGTCCTCCGCAGCCACGGATTCGGCTTCACCGCTCCAATTCCACGGCATCACCCGCGTCCAGTCGGTGGCGTACCCGACCGGTTCGCCGACAGCCGCCCGGACCGCCTCGGCCCCGGCAATTGCCTCCCGTAACGCCGCCCCGACGTCGCGGAAGCCTTCACCCGCCGGGTGCGCGCCAAGGACGTAGGAGTCGATTGCGGAGGCGGCAGCCCCGGCAGCGGGTCCCCGCCACCCGCTCGCGAGCGCATCCCGGGTGGCGTCATGAAATGCGGTGATCGAGTCCTGGAATCGGCGTCCGATCTCGTCCCAGGCGGCCGCCACCGACTCGGACGTCGCCGGCGACATCGCCTCGACGGCGCCTCTGATCGCGCGGTGGTCCCACTGCTCCGACTGGAAGTTCTCGCCACTCGCCCGGTGGTCGTACTCGTCACTCATGTGAAGCCCTCCCATGCCGGCCACTCTCGGTCCCCGAATGGATCCCCCCCGATCCGGCGGGAAGCCACCTTACAGGCGGCTCGACGCGTCACACCATCACGAATCTTCGCGACGGTACGGCGACGTTCAGCGCTGCGGACGGGTGGTCACCGGCGGAATGGTGATCACCGGACGGGTCGTCGTGGTGGTGGTCGGGGCAGGTTGGGCGGGAATTCCCGCTGAGGCCCGTGCGTCGGGCGCCTCGGTGGTGGTGATCACCGGCGCGCGCGTGACCGGGGGCTGGGTGACCGGGGGCTGGGTGACCGGGGGCTGAGTGACGGGCGCCCGGGCGACCGGAGGCTGGATGACGGGGGCAACGTTGACGGTGGGGCGAGGAACGATCGTCGCAACCGGGGCCGGAGGCAGGGGCGCCGCCGCGGGCGGCAACGTGGTGGTCGGGGCGGGCTCGGTGGTAACCGGGATCGCTCGCGGTGTGGTGAGGTCCGCCATCTGCCACGTCGGGGTCGGTGGCACGAAAACCTGGTAGGTCGCGGGCTCGGCGCTGTAAGCACCGGCGGCCTGCAAGCCCTCCGAGGACAGCGGGGGCGGCGCCACATACGCATTACTGCTGTCGAACACCCCGCCCGCAGCGCCCACCATGATGCCCGAGACCGCGGATACAGCGGCAATCGCAAGTGCCCCGATCGCTACGGTTCTGTCGTCCATTCGCTACCTGTCGTCGGCGTCCAAATGCGTCCACCATAGAGGGTGGCCTGCTCGAACGCCGCACGTGTACGCCCGCCGAGCGCATCCGGAGGGTTCGCTCGATAGTTGCCGGGTTCGGCGCACGTTGACGAGAACTCTTGTTCGGTACAGCCCCCACGATCACGATCGATCGGTGTCCATATCGCTCCGACCGGGGGTAATGATGTCTCTACTCGACAAGTTCTTCCGCCGCACGTCGCTGTCCGCGCGAGCCGGGGTGGCTGTCGCTGCGTCCGCCATCCTCTTCGCGTCGTGACGGCTAACTCACCCGTGAGTACTTGTTAACAGCGGGGTGTGCAGAAGTGCTCACGGGTGTGGACTCACGGATGAAGCGGCCGATCTCCCGAATCGCCTTTCTGCCCTCCGGGAGCAGCCCCGCAGCGGCCTGGAAGACGTGCACCTGGCGTTCCCAGATCTGCAGTTCGCACGGGACACCCGCCTGGGAGAGTCGTTGCGACATCAACTCCGCGTCGACGTACACCATTTCCTGTGAACCGGTCTGGATCAGCGCGGGCGGCATCGCAGCGAGGTCGCCGTCCACGGGGGAGGTGGACGGTTGGTGCCCGCCGCGGGTATCGAGGCGTTCGATGAGTGTCGACAACGCGCCGACCGCACGGCGGGGGAACACCGCGCACAGGTCGGCGTTGGGGTGCGCCAGCTTGTTGACCGGGTCCAGGTCGGTCAGCGGCGACAGCGCGACATCCGCGGCGGGGCGGGGAAGTCCCTGCCGTAATGCTTCGAGCGTCACCATGAATGTCAGGAAACCGCCCGCGGAGTCGCCGGCAATGACGATCCGATCGGCGGTGTAGCCGTGCGCGAGAAGCCAGCGGTAGCCGTCGACCCCGTCGTCCACCGCCGCACGGATGGGATTCTGCGGGATCATCCGGTAAGCCACGTTCAAGGTGGACGCCTGGGATTCGGTCGAGATACGAGACACCATCTGCCGGTGCGAATTGATTCCGCAACACAGGAAGGCGCCGCCGTGCAGGTACAAGATGGCCCGGTTGCCGTTCTCGCCGGCGGGGCGGATCCATTCGGCGCGGCAGTGGGGGAGTCGGATCGGCCTCCGCTGGGTCCCGCGGACGGGGCCGAGGGAGTACCCGAGATAGTCGACCACCCCGGTGGGCCACGGCAGGTCGGGGTAGCGGGCCCAGCCGTCGAGGAACGGCCGGACGGTGCGCCGGAGGGTGTGCGCGAGGGCAGCGGATTGCACGCTGGTCCCGACGAAGTCGCGCCGGGTCAGCGGTAGCGGCGAGGGGCAGAACTCCGCAGCTGCAGTGCTCATGGCCTGCCTCCTTCGGTCCGCGGTCGTTCGGTGACGCCCGTGGTTGGAGTCACCCTTTTTGCGCCGCACGATCTATATCGGAGTTGTGCGCACGGACGCTACGCCCGACGTACCATCCACAGGAAAGTCGTAATGGGATAGTGACCGAGCGGGGGTGAACGTCCAGGTGGGGATAATGCCGGTTACCGATTCGATATTCCTGTTAGGCGAATCGAGGGAGCATCCGATGCACGTCGGGTCGCTCGAATTGTTTACTCCGCCCGAGGATGCCGGGCCCGACTACGTGAAGACGATGCTCGACACCATGCTGTCGCACACGACCGTCGACTCCACGTTCCGGAAGAAGCCGCAAGGTCCCGTCGGCAGCGTCGGCAACCTGTGGTGGGCGGACGAGGGTGACAACGTGGATCTCGAATACCACGTTCGGCATTCGGCGTTGCCGGCGCCGTGCCGGGTTCGGGAGCTGCTCACGCTCACCTCCCGGCTGCACGGCACGCTCCTCGACCGTCACCGCCCCTTGTGGGAGATGTACGTGATCGAGGGGCTCAGCGACGGACGGTTCGCGATTTACACCAAATTGCATCATTCGCTGATGGATGGCGTATCCGGGTTCCGGTTGCTGCAACGCACGCTGACCACGGACCCCACGGTGCGTGATGCCCCGCCGCCGTGGAACTTGCCGCGTGGGGAGAAGAAACCGGACAGCGGCGGCGGTCTGGACCTCGGATCGGTGTTCGGCGGCCTCCGTCGAACGGTCGGTGAGGTGGCCGGTCTCGCCCCGGCATCCCTGCGCATCGCCCGTACCGCGCTGGGACAACACGATATGAAGTTCCCGTACGAGGCGCCCAGGACCATGCTGAACGTCCCGATCGGGGGCGCGCGGCGTTTCGCCGCCCAGTCGTGGTCGCTCGAGCGCGTCAACGCCGTGCGTAAGTCGGCGGGGGTGAGTGTCAACGACGTCGTGCTCGCCATGTGCGCCGGAGCGTTGCGCCACTACCTGACCGAACAGGACGGATTGCCGGACGCGCCGCTCATCGCCATGGTTCCCGTCTCCTTGCGTGACGAGAAGAAGGTGGACGCCGGAGGCAACTCCGTGGGAGTCACGTTGTGCAATCTGGCGACAGACATCGAGGACCCGGCCGATCGGCTGTCGGCCATCTCGGCGTCCATGTCCCAGGGAAAAGAGTTGTTCAGCAGTCTCACCCCGATGCAGGCGCTGGCGTGGTCGGCGGTCAACATGTCGCCGATCGCCCTGACTCCAATTCCGGGCGTGGTGCGCCTCACGCCGCCGCCGTTCAATGTGATCATCTCCAACGTTCCCGGACCGCCGAAGACGATGTACTTCAACGGGTCCCGTCTCGACGGGCTTTATCCGACGTCGGTGGTGCTGGACGGCCAGGCCCTCAACATCACCCTCACCAACAACGGTGGCAATCTCGACTTCGGGGTGGTGGGATGTCGACGATCGGTCCCGAGTTTGCAGCGGATTCTGATCCATCTCGAAACGGCGCTCGCGGAACTGGAAAAGGCGCTGTTGTGACGTGACGTTGCTCGAGCGGGGGCGCGGCGTGGTCAGCCTCGCCGCGACTCCTGCTCGACCAGCGCGCGCTTCGACTCCTCGTGCAAGACCTCGAGAAGTTCGTGTTCGACGTCCGCGAACTCCGGCGACGTCATCATCGACAGCTCCCGGGGGCGGGGCAGATCCACGGTCACCTCACGCCGGACGGTGGCCGGTCTTGCAGACAGGATGACCACCCGGTCCGACAAGTACACGGCTTCACGAATGTCGTGGGTGATCATCAACACCGTCCACCGATAGCGTTGCCACACCTCCTGCAACCAGGCCTGCATCTCGGTGCGGGTCAAAGAATCCAGGGCACCGAATGGTTCGTCGAGGAGGAGAACTGGGCGCTCCTGAACGACGGTGCGGAGCATCGCAGCGCGTTGCCGCATCCCGCCCGACAACTGGCTGGGTCGCGCGTCCTCGAATCCGGCGAGGCCGAACACGGGGAAGAGGGCGCGGGCGCGTTCGCGTGCGTCACGTCGGGGCATGCCCTGCACCTCGAGACCGAGGGTGGTGTTGTCGAGAACGGTGCGCCACGGGAACAGAAGGTCCTTCTGCGGCATGTAGGCACACTGTGCCGAACCGCCACCGGCCGCGGGCACCGGCGTGCCGCCGATCGTGACGGTGCCGGAGTCGGGTCGGTCGAGGCCGGCGAGCATCGCGAACGCTGTGCTCTTCCCACACCCGCTCGGTCCGATGACCGACACGAACTCGCCCGGTTCGACGGTGAACGACACAGTGTCGAGTACGGGCCGGACGCCGCCGCGGACGGGGAAGGCCTTGGACAACCCACACAGTTCGACTCGCGCGTCGTCAGTCATTGTGGCCCCTCTCGGCGGCGATCCACGGCGCGACGGCGCGTTCGACCGCGAAGGTGAGCAGGTAGAGGCTGACGCTGATCACCGCGGTCACGAGCACCGCGGCCAACACCAGGTCGGTCCGGAACGAGTTCTTCTGGGTGGCCATGTAAATGCCCAGACCCGAGGTAGCGCCAACGTATTCGGCGAACACCGCTCCCACGACGGCGTAGGTGATGCCGATCCGCAAGGCCGTGAAAAAACGCGGAATTGCCGAGGGCAGCCGGACGTAGCGGAACTCCTGCCACCGGGACGCGCCCATACTGCGCAGCAATGATCCGGCCTCCCGATCTGCCGCCGCGAACCCTTCGATCAGGCCGATCGTCATCGGGAAGAAGGTGGCGAGCGCGATGACGAGGATCTTGGGCAGTAAGCCGAAGCCGAACCAGATAATCATCAGTGGTGCGATGGCGATGATGGGCAGTGTCTGCGACACCACGAACAGCGGCACGAACGCGCGCCGCAGCCACGGCGAGAAATCGACCAGAACCGCGAGCGCCCAGGCACACAGCAGAGACACCGCGAAGCCGATGATGGTGACCTGAAGGGTGGCGGAGGCATGTTCGGCGATGACGTCGCGAGCCCGCCACCCCTGCGCGACGACACGGAGCGGCGACGGCAGCACCTGCGGACGGATTCCGCTGACACTGACATAAATCTGCCACGTGACCACCAGCGCCACGACGACCACGAGCGCAGGGAGTCCCCGCCGCAGGACCGAGGACGTCCCCGGCCCCGCGGAACGCGAACTCGTCTCAGGGTGTGTCGAGGTACTCATTGGTGAAATATGTCGACCAGTCGGGCTCGGCGGTCAGCGGCGCTCCGTCGGGTCCCGTCAGCAAGCCGTGCTCGAACAGGAATCCCGAGTACCCCGCCCACTTCTCCGTGGTCTGTGTACCGACGGTCCCGGTGGAATCCTTCATGTACTGGGACGAGAGCATCTGCTGGCTTTCCCGCACCAGCGACTCGTCCGGGAACGCACCGGGATTGGCGTCGATCAGCATCTGCGCGGCCTGATCGGGCTGGTCGGCCGCGAACTGGTAGCCCCGCTGCAGGGCCTGGACGAACTTCCGTGCCTCCTCGGGGTGCTCGGCCATCCATCCCTCGTTGCCCTCGATCACGAGTGCATACGCGTCGGGAAATCCGAAGTCCGTGTAGTGGAAGTACCGCATCGGCGTTCCCTGGTGCTCGGCCTCGATGCCTTCCCACGCGAAGAATGACACGGTGAAGTCGGCGGTGCCGGAGTAGACCGCCTCGTACGCGGACGTGCCGAGGGTGACGGTGGTGAATTCACCCTTGCCGCCGTCGTTCCGGATGATCTGTTTCAGCGTCGCTTCGCCGTCGGGGTCGGCGAAGCCCGCGTAGATCTTGCCGTCCAAGTCCCGAGGGCGGGTGATGTCGGGGCGGTCCGCCCTGACCGCGATGCCCGTGGCCCAGTGCTGCAGAGGTGCGAGCACGGACTTCGTCTGGGCACCCGCAGCCTTGGAGAAGGTCGCCGAACTCTGGAAACTCACGCCGAACTCGGCATTGCCGGCGTCGACGAGCGTGTCAGGGGACGTGTCGTTGTACGGCAGAACCTCCACGTCGAGTCCGGCGTCGGCGAAATAGCCCTGTTCGAGGGCGACGAACAAACCGGTGTGATTGGTGTTCGGCGTCCAGTCGAGGGCGAATCTGATGGTGTCGCCCGACGACCCGTTGTCGGCGCACCCGGCCAGTACGGAGAGTGCGGACACGAGGACGACGGCTGCAGCGGCGGCGCGCTTCGTGCGCGCGAAGAACGTCACGACTTCGGCCACTTCTGCTCGTTCAGGGCGGTATCCCAGAACAGGAGTTCGTACCGGCTGGCGACGACGAACGCCTCGATCATGGCCTCACGCTGCGCTTCGGTGGCGGCGTCGGCGGCAGCGTCCACCAGTTCGCGGGCGGTGGCCACGGCAGCGTGGAATTCCTCGGCATCGTAGGTGGTCACCCACTGCGCGTACGGATGCGATGGGTCCGCGGAGAGCACCTCGCGGGCGCTGGCGGCGAGTCGTCGTCCCACGTCGGCGTAGATCCAGAAGCAGGGCAGTACCGCAGCCGCGGCAACCGGATACGGCTCGGTGGCGGCGACGGCCGTCAGATAGGAGACGTACCCGAGACAGGCCTGCGAATGCTGCGGCTGAGCGTCCGACGCGGGCAACTTTCCGCCGCTCAGCAGATTCTGGTGCAAGCTGGCCTCGACGGTGGCGGCGGTGGCGGCGGAGTTGGCCCAGAAGCCGGCGGCGACGGGGTCCGGAGCGTGCGCGGCCACCAGCGACAGCGCTTTCGCGTACCCGGTGAGGTACAGAAAGTCCTGTTCGATGTACGTGCGGAACACGTCCAGCGGAAGCGTGCCGTCACCGAGTCGGCGGAGAAATTCGAGCTCGTCGATCGCGTCCCGCAACACCGTGGTCCGGTCCCACAAGAGGTCCGTGAATCTGGTGTGCCGGCCCACGACGACGGCATCATGGACAGAGCTGTTCACTACAATGACATCCCTTCGTCAGCATTACCTGAGCAGGTTCCCGGGTGTGATCTCAGCCCCGCCCGTGCGGAGCACCCCGTGTCAGAACAAGCCGACCCTAGCACCGCCCGCCGGGAGCGCGGAAAAGCCCCGTTCACTCGGACACCTCTGCGCATCGTTGGTACCTTGGCCGGAGATTCCCGGTGAGGGGGTGTCAGTCGTGGAAGTCGAGAAGTCCGGCGACACGCTGGTCGTCCGCGCCCGCGACGGAGCGGTGTGCGGGCACGCCGACGGCGACGTCTACGCATGGAAGGGCATCCCGTTCGCGGCAGCCCCCGTCGGAGCGCTGCGGTTCCGGGCGCCCGCCCCACCGTCCCCCTGGAACGGTGTGCGCGACTGCGCCATCTTCGGGCCCATGGCGCCGCAGGGGAACGGCACCGCCGTGCCGATAGACGCGGGACTCGAGATGGACGAGGACTGCCTCTCGATCAACGTGTGGGCCCCGGAACCGGACGGCACACCGCGGCCGGTGATGGTGTGGATCCACGGGGGTGCGTACTGCCTGGGAACGGCGGCGCAGAGCATCTACGACGGGCGCATCCTGTCCACCGTCGGTGACCTGGTGGTGGTGTCGTTCAACTACCGGGTGGGTGCGCTCGGCTTCCTCGACCTGTCGTCGTTCTCCACGGCCGAGCACGTGTTCGAGACGAACATCGGACTGCGCGATCAGGTCGCGGCACTCGCATGGGTGCGCGAGAACATTTCGGCCTTCGGCGGGGATCCGGACGAGGTGACCGTGTTCGGCGAATCGTCCGGCGCCGGATCGATCACCACACTGATGACCTGTCCGAGCGCGGAAGGACTGTTCCACCGTGCGATCGCGCAGAGCCCACCGGCCACCTC comes from Rhodococcus oxybenzonivorans and encodes:
- a CDS encoding alpha/beta hydrolase, with translation MSTAAAEFCPSPLPLTRRDFVGTSVQSAALAHTLRRTVRPFLDGWARYPDLPWPTGVVDYLGYSLGPVRGTQRRPIRLPHCRAEWIRPAGENGNRAILYLHGGAFLCCGINSHRQMVSRISTESQASTLNVAYRMIPQNPIRAAVDDGVDGYRWLLAHGYTADRIVIAGDSAGGFLTFMVTLEALRQGLPRPAADVALSPLTDLDPVNKLAHPNADLCAVFPRRAVGALSTLIERLDTRGGHQPSTSPVDGDLAAMPPALIQTGSQEMVYVDAELMSQRLSQAGVPCELQIWERQVHVFQAAAGLLPEGRKAIREIGRFIRESTPVSTSAHPAVNKYSRVS
- a CDS encoding WS/DGAT/MGAT family O-acyltransferase, whose amino-acid sequence is MPVTDSIFLLGESREHPMHVGSLELFTPPEDAGPDYVKTMLDTMLSHTTVDSTFRKKPQGPVGSVGNLWWADEGDNVDLEYHVRHSALPAPCRVRELLTLTSRLHGTLLDRHRPLWEMYVIEGLSDGRFAIYTKLHHSLMDGVSGFRLLQRTLTTDPTVRDAPPPWNLPRGEKKPDSGGGLDLGSVFGGLRRTVGEVAGLAPASLRIARTALGQHDMKFPYEAPRTMLNVPIGGARRFAAQSWSLERVNAVRKSAGVSVNDVVLAMCAGALRHYLTEQDGLPDAPLIAMVPVSLRDEKKVDAGGNSVGVTLCNLATDIEDPADRLSAISASMSQGKELFSSLTPMQALAWSAVNMSPIALTPIPGVVRLTPPPFNVIISNVPGPPKTMYFNGSRLDGLYPTSVVLDGQALNITLTNNGGNLDFGVVGCRRSVPSLQRILIHLETALAELEKALL
- a CDS encoding ABC transporter ATP-binding protein, yielding MTDDARVELCGLSKAFPVRGGVRPVLDTVSFTVEPGEFVSVIGPSGCGKSTAFAMLAGLDRPDSGTVTIGGTPVPAAGGGSAQCAYMPQKDLLFPWRTVLDNTTLGLEVQGMPRRDARERARALFPVFGLAGFEDARPSQLSGGMRQRAAMLRTVVQERPVLLLDEPFGALDSLTRTEMQAWLQEVWQRYRWTVLMITHDIREAVYLSDRVVILSARPATVRREVTVDLPRPRELSMMTSPEFADVEHELLEVLHEESKRALVEQESRRG
- a CDS encoding ABC transporter permease, encoding MSTSTHPETSSRSAGPGTSSVLRRGLPALVVVVALVVTWQIYVSVSGIRPQVLPSPLRVVAQGWRARDVIAEHASATLQVTIIGFAVSLLCAWALAVLVDFSPWLRRAFVPLFVVSQTLPIIAIAPLMIIWFGFGLLPKILVIALATFFPMTIGLIEGFAAADREAGSLLRSMGASRWQEFRYVRLPSAIPRFFTALRIGITYAVVGAVFAEYVGATSGLGIYMATQKNSFRTDLVLAAVLVTAVISVSLYLLTFAVERAVAPWIAAERGHND
- a CDS encoding ABC transporter substrate-binding protein, translating into MTFFARTKRAAAAAVVLVSALSVLAGCADNGSSGDTIRFALDWTPNTNHTGLFVALEQGYFADAGLDVEVLPYNDTSPDTLVDAGNAEFGVSFQSSATFSKAAGAQTKSVLAPLQHWATGIAVRADRPDITRPRDLDGKIYAGFADPDGEATLKQIIRNDGGKGEFTTVTLGTSAYEAVYSGTADFTVSFFAWEGIEAEHQGTPMRYFHYTDFGFPDAYALVIEGNEGWMAEHPEEARKFVQALQRGYQFAADQPDQAAQMLIDANPGAFPDESLVRESQQMLSSQYMKDSTGTVGTQTTEKWAGYSGFLFEHGLLTGPDGAPLTAEPDWSTYFTNEYLDTP
- a CDS encoding TenA family protein, which translates into the protein MNSSVHDAVVVGRHTRFTDLLWDRTTVLRDAIDELEFLRRLGDGTLPLDVFRTYIEQDFLYLTGYAKALSLVAAHAPDPVAAGFWANSAATAATVEASLHQNLLSGGKLPASDAQPQHSQACLGYVSYLTAVAATEPYPVAAAAVLPCFWIYADVGRRLAASAREVLSADPSHPYAQWVTTYDAEEFHAAVATARELVDAAADAATEAQREAMIEAFVVASRYELLFWDTALNEQKWPKS